From the genome of Ignavibacteriales bacterium, one region includes:
- a CDS encoding choice-of-anchor A family protein: MNNCTITYLRAVLVLSLFVLLTSPIVAQQKSNIKSGALDYTSIIVVNGTAEGINNLGFNNQTGFAGVITGTLNGQPQKFYCIDLAHTVNPSQHPTYWDEGTTPSEMTYILNNYFPYKTSYTNKLSDNDKEAASVQLAIWHFSDGLNVNTISDATVKSRTSAIIADATANHNNTITLQSLIFVPAAQSLVQGTPATFDVYALDLNGDPIANLPITFTKNLGTLSATSGTTNSSGRVGPITLSYSGTGTATVKAQATVVIAQGTRYVDKNDPTGKQKLVLATPTTDIKEINSTIVWYTPGTPGTCDTKGFTTFTQGGWGGPSNSTPGKIRDLNFSTVFPSGLTVGGGFKLTLTSATAVKNYLPDGGTAAAYTQNYSNPTSSINVLSGQLTALKLNVAYDAAGKIGNNATNLGDLAIATGPFTGITVNAFLTYAEAAIGGGSLNGHTFSEINDAATSINENFDNGTVDKGFLSCTDLVCKNALGSYVYRDLNSNGTKDSGEPGIQGAVVELLSGTTLISTTTTDATGKYSFINLSNGTYKVRLASSNFTSGGVFFNTTTVKWYTKNSTSVTTTLSCNDNLSINFGYYKTCVGITKTADKATYKVGDKITYTITVENCGDIELHGGVDVFDNLLWGTTAYHIDVIEAGQTFTIPSTNTKYTVKAADCGNLINTARAEGHPVDGSATVTAETSVTVAIDCSVCNNTIGSYVYRDLNVNGTKDTGEAGIAGVIVELVQGTTVTPTTTDVNGHYSFTNVLNGTYTVRIAASNFTSGGAFYNTAQTKWYTKNSTSVNTTLNCNDNLSINFGYYKTCVTITKSADKQSYNKGETITYSFLVENCGDIQLHGGIDIFDAMLNTSGNHLIKHIDVLDPHQSTTFTMSYVTGDGDCGQLVNTARAEGHPVDGSATVIDESTWTVNIICQDKADIKIEKLVDNANPKCDDQVTFTIKASNLGPNTATGVQVSDLLPAGLDYISSTASQGSYSNTTGIWNIGTIANGAFETLTITVKVDCGNINNSTFNLGTAKDYNLFVIEDAIQPSSDTQGKVAVGRDAQFANYSVGDQLPANSGDVLIVGRDLTYTSGAVYSGNIVYGHSTNLPLSMVSIAGGSLRKDTPINFAAEKVYLENLSTTLSTYTVNGTTTSQWGGLNLTGSDPFLNIFSVSGSVLSTANNFEINVPNGSVVLVNIDGTNVNWTGGLVVNGTAISNVLYNFYQATSLTISGIDVRGTILAPFAAVNFASGVLNGQMICKSLTGMGQFNFVMFGGQIPFEKKVTNVASVSSCLTPDPNSSNNTSSATITMTNTTTGTGSNGNNGNNGNGTWTNVCSFAQGEIVYTMLYDGGNIYAGTWGGKIYKSTDAGKTWLRVNNGMNVSFIWSLIKFNGSVYAATEKGVFKFDGTTAVGLDGKDVHALATDGTTLYAGTWGYGVFKSTNGTTWAELNNNTFGGFLAIQSLTIKGSELFAGTAGGGIFKSTDGMNFSKLTCGYSVIWSLASTSTTLFSGTYGNGLYRSDDNGMSFTKVTSLDITFVYSISVDLSGKIYVSSLTNGVFVSSDNGGTWTSLGMSGSGVSAMMVNPNSSDVYVGTKEGKVFSISSNNGITAVEDNTEVPTEFKLAQNYPNPFNPTTTIEFAVTKSGVYSLKVYNVLGEEVANLVDNQLASGLHKVNFDASRLASGMYIYRLSGSNVNISKKMILMK, from the coding sequence GTGAATAATTGTACAATAACTTACTTAAGAGCGGTTTTAGTTTTATCACTCTTCGTATTGTTAACCTCCCCGATTGTTGCTCAACAGAAAAGTAACATAAAATCGGGAGCGCTAGATTATACCAGTATAATTGTTGTTAATGGAACAGCTGAGGGGATCAACAATCTTGGCTTTAATAATCAAACTGGTTTTGCAGGAGTTATAACTGGTACACTTAACGGTCAACCGCAAAAATTCTACTGCATTGATTTAGCACACACTGTAAACCCAAGTCAACATCCAACATATTGGGATGAGGGTACAACTCCTTCTGAGATGACTTATATACTTAACAATTACTTCCCTTACAAAACAAGTTATACGAATAAGCTTTCAGACAATGATAAAGAAGCTGCATCGGTTCAGTTAGCAATCTGGCATTTCAGTGATGGTCTAAATGTAAACACTATTTCTGATGCTACTGTAAAAAGCAGAACAAGCGCAATAATTGCAGATGCAACGGCTAATCACAACAATACTATTACTCTTCAATCCTTAATTTTTGTTCCGGCGGCTCAATCATTGGTACAAGGAACACCAGCAACATTCGATGTTTACGCATTAGATCTAAACGGTGACCCCATTGCTAATTTGCCAATTACATTCACAAAAAATCTTGGTACATTAAGCGCAACAAGCGGAACAACAAATTCTTCCGGCAGAGTTGGTCCAATTACACTTTCATATAGCGGAACTGGAACAGCGACTGTTAAAGCACAAGCTACTGTAGTAATTGCACAGGGTACACGATATGTAGATAAAAATGATCCAACAGGAAAACAAAAATTAGTTCTTGCCACACCTACAACAGATATTAAAGAAATCAATTCTACTATAGTCTGGTATACACCGGGCACTCCAGGAACATGCGACACAAAAGGTTTTACAACATTTACACAAGGCGGATGGGGCGGACCATCTAACAGCACACCTGGTAAAATTAGAGATTTAAATTTTTCAACAGTATTTCCAAGCGGGCTAACAGTTGGGGGAGGATTTAAATTAACACTTACAAGCGCAACGGCAGTTAAGAATTATCTACCTGATGGCGGAACCGCCGCGGCTTATACACAAAATTATAGTAATCCAACTTCCAGCATTAATGTTCTCTCTGGTCAACTAACTGCGCTCAAATTAAATGTTGCTTACGATGCTGCAGGTAAGATCGGTAATAACGCAACAAATCTTGGCGATCTGGCAATTGCAACCGGTCCTTTTACAGGAATTACTGTTAATGCATTTTTAACTTATGCAGAGGCAGCAATCGGCGGCGGATCTTTAAATGGTCATACTTTTAGCGAAATTAATGATGCCGCAACTTCAATCAATGAAAATTTTGATAACGGAACTGTTGATAAAGGATTTCTTTCATGCACAGATTTAGTTTGCAAGAATGCTCTAGGCAGTTATGTTTATCGCGATCTGAATTCAAATGGAACAAAAGATTCCGGCGAGCCTGGAATTCAAGGAGCTGTTGTTGAATTATTAAGCGGAACAACTTTGATCTCAACAACAACTACAGATGCAACTGGAAAGTATTCTTTTATTAATTTATCGAACGGAACTTATAAAGTTCGTTTAGCTTCTTCCAATTTTACTTCAGGCGGAGTCTTCTTTAATACCACAACGGTAAAATGGTACACAAAGAATAGTACTTCCGTAACCACAACTTTGAGCTGCAATGATAATTTGTCAATCAATTTCGGGTACTACAAAACATGCGTTGGAATTACAAAGACGGCTGATAAAGCAACTTACAAAGTCGGCGATAAAATAACATATACAATCACTGTAGAAAATTGCGGCGATATAGAGTTACACGGCGGTGTAGATGTTTTTGATAACTTACTTTGGGGAACCACAGCTTATCATATTGATGTGATTGAAGCAGGACAGACATTTACAATTCCTTCGACTAATACAAAGTACACAGTAAAAGCAGCCGATTGCGGCAATCTTATTAACACTGCCCGCGCAGAAGGTCATCCGGTTGATGGTTCGGCAACAGTTACAGCTGAAACCAGTGTAACAGTAGCAATTGACTGTTCGGTTTGCAATAATACAATCGGCAGTTATGTTTATCGTGACTTAAATGTAAACGGAACAAAAGATACAGGCGAAGCAGGTATTGCCGGTGTTATTGTTGAACTTGTACAAGGAACAACAGTAACTCCAACGACAACAGATGTAAACGGTCATTACTCATTTACAAATGTTTTGAACGGTACATACACAGTTAGAATCGCTGCTTCTAATTTTACATCCGGTGGAGCGTTTTATAACACAGCTCAAACAAAATGGTACACAAAAAACAGTACTTCTGTAAATACAACATTAAACTGTAACGATAATCTATCAATCAATTTTGGTTACTATAAAACTTGCGTTACAATTACAAAATCAGCAGACAAACAATCATACAACAAAGGCGAAACGATCACATATTCATTCTTGGTTGAAAACTGCGGCGATATTCAACTTCACGGCGGCATTGATATCTTTGATGCGATGCTCAATACAAGCGGCAACCATTTAATAAAACATATTGATGTTCTTGATCCTCATCAATCAACAACATTCACAATGTCATATGTAACGGGTGATGGCGACTGCGGACAATTAGTAAATACTGCCCGCGCAGAAGGACATCCGGTTGATGGTTCAGCAACCGTAATAGATGAAAGCACCTGGACAGTTAATATAATCTGCCAGGATAAAGCTGATATCAAAATTGAAAAATTAGTTGATAACGCAAATCCAAAATGTGACGATCAAGTTACATTCACAATTAAAGCATCTAACCTCGGACCAAACACAGCTACCGGAGTTCAAGTATCGGATCTTTTGCCTGCAGGTTTAGATTATATATCAAGTACAGCATCACAAGGTTCATACAGCAACACTACCGGAATCTGGAACATCGGAACAATTGCTAACGGCGCATTTGAAACATTAACAATAACAGTAAAAGTTGATTGCGGAAATATTAATAACTCTACATTCAACCTTGGAACAGCAAAAGATTATAACTTATTTGTAATTGAAGATGCTATTCAGCCTTCTTCAGATACTCAGGGTAAAGTTGCAGTTGGCCGCGATGCTCAATTTGCAAACTACAGCGTAGGCGATCAATTACCTGCAAACAGCGGAGACGTTTTGATTGTCGGTCGCGATCTTACATATACAAGCGGTGCGGTTTATAGCGGAAATATCGTTTACGGACATTCGACAAACCTGCCGTTATCAATGGTTAGTATTGCAGGCGGTTCATTAAGAAAAGATACCCCAATTAACTTTGCGGCAGAAAAAGTATATCTCGAAAATTTATCAACTACTCTTTCTACTTATACAGTTAACGGAACAACTACTTCTCAGTGGGGCGGATTAAATTTAACTGGGTCAGATCCATTCCTAAATATATTCTCTGTCAGCGGATCTGTTCTGTCAACAGCAAATAATTTTGAAATCAACGTTCCAAACGGTTCGGTAGTTCTTGTAAATATAGACGGAACAAATGTTAACTGGACTGGCGGTTTGGTTGTAAACGGAACTGCAATCAGCAACGTTCTTTATAATTTTTATCAAGCTACTTCACTTACAATTTCCGGAATTGATGTTAGAGGAACAATCCTTGCGCCATTCGCTGCAGTAAATTTTGCAAGCGGAGTATTAAATGGTCAAATGATTTGTAAGTCTCTAACGGGAATGGGTCAGTTCAACTTTGTAATGTTCGGCGGTCAAATTCCTTTCGAGAAAAAGGTAACAAATGTTGCTTCGGTTAGTTCATGTCTTACACCGGATCCTAATTCAAGCAACAACACATCGAGCGCTACAATTACGATGACCAACACTACCACGGGCACAGGCAGCAACGGTAATAATGGAAATAATGGGAATGGAACATGGACAAACGTTTGCTCTTTTGCTCAAGGTGAAATTGTCTACACAATGTTATATGACGGCGGAAATATTTACGCCGGTACATGGGGCGGAAAGATTTACAAATCAACTGATGCTGGAAAAACATGGTTAAGAGTAAATAACGGAATGAACGTATCCTTTATCTGGTCGCTGATTAAATTCAACGGAAGCGTGTACGCTGCAACAGAAAAAGGTGTATTCAAATTTGACGGAACAACAGCAGTTGGTTTGGACGGAAAAGATGTTCACGCTCTAGCAACTGACGGAACAACATTATACGCTGGTACATGGGGATATGGAGTCTTCAAATCTACCAACGGAACAACATGGGCAGAATTAAATAATAATACATTTGGCGGTTTCTTAGCAATACAATCATTAACAATAAAAGGCAGTGAGTTATTCGCCGGAACAGCTGGGGGCGGAATCTTTAAATCAACAGACGGAATGAACTTCTCTAAATTAACTTGCGGATACAGTGTAATCTGGTCTCTTGCTTCAACTTCAACCACATTGTTCTCCGGTACATACGGAAATGGTCTTTACAGATCCGACGATAACGGAATGAGCTTCACAAAAGTTACATCGCTCGATATAACATTTGTTTACTCAATCTCTGTTGATTTGAGCGGAAAGATTTATGTAAGCTCTTTAACAAACGGTGTATTTGTCTCTTCGGATAACGGTGGAACATGGACATCACTCGGTATGAGCGGATCCGGAGTCAGCGCAATGATGGTTAATCCAA